A stretch of the Sphingomonas sp. CL5.1 genome encodes the following:
- a CDS encoding TonB-dependent receptor, with product MTATKRASTVQKIPAAISAFSGKDLLARGVTSVSDMVAEIPGVSMKSSGPGQTEFEMRGLSSSGGSSPTVGFYLDDTPLTAPAGAQNGKVTIDPNLYDLNRIEVLRGPQGTLYGSGSMGGTIRLVTNKPDPNAYQASAQVVLSGTDGGGFNHTENAMVNLPVVQDVLALRVVGSEARTSGWIDRIVVGDFPVATDGGAKRGDMLSAPVQGSYRDVNDVQLYGVRASMLFKPTDRLSITPSAFWQKMNQGGPSTFDSDPGTPAHYEAFNIPEPFSDKFLSFEVPITYRFNGFDVTSVTANWNRTQNAVQDSSENVQLGFGLPSVYSSDGGLGPSSFQEIDKTRQFSEELRLTSQGSGKFQWLLGAFYSKYRFTTIMSDVTPETVPIFGTKNNFSFHQNIDIRQIAGFGEISYNFTDKLKFTTGLRYYSYDTSVHTSTSGYGSQTGSDASASDTGAASNSGFNPKFNLSYQARSDLMVYANVAKGFRPGSANEPVPSNPETIQGANCLNSLHALGRTAAPTEYGPDEVWSYELGGKFNPSNRLLVNVAVYHENWKNIQQYIPLTCGFPFTDNAGTAAVWGAELETRLVLTPGLSLSGNIAYTDAHLTQNVTEAGLHAGDPVQNVARWSGSAALSYVKGIAGGWSLNSRASYDYVGSRIDATYGINHLPAYGLVNLRIGVTKGLWNFYLFDNNAMNKKAWISNNPSLSINLPTFNRVSSNQPMTIGMGIERQFN from the coding sequence GTGACTGCGACGAAGCGCGCCTCGACCGTCCAGAAGATCCCCGCCGCAATATCGGCATTCAGCGGCAAGGATCTCCTCGCGCGCGGCGTGACCAGTGTTTCCGACATGGTGGCCGAAATCCCGGGGGTTTCGATGAAATCCAGCGGCCCGGGCCAGACGGAATTCGAGATGCGCGGCCTCAGTTCCAGCGGCGGCTCATCGCCCACGGTAGGCTTTTATCTGGACGACACGCCGTTGACAGCTCCGGCCGGGGCTCAGAATGGCAAGGTCACGATTGATCCGAACCTCTACGACCTCAATCGGATCGAAGTCTTGCGCGGGCCTCAGGGCACTCTGTACGGATCCGGTTCCATGGGCGGCACCATTCGCCTCGTAACCAACAAGCCGGACCCCAATGCCTATCAGGCTTCGGCGCAAGTTGTTCTGTCCGGTACCGACGGCGGTGGCTTCAACCACACCGAAAACGCTATGGTTAACCTTCCCGTGGTTCAGGACGTTCTGGCTCTGCGGGTGGTGGGCTCCGAAGCCCGCACGAGCGGATGGATCGATCGCATTGTCGTCGGGGACTTCCCAGTAGCGACCGATGGGGGCGCCAAGCGGGGTGACATGCTGTCGGCGCCGGTCCAGGGCAGCTATCGCGATGTAAACGACGTTCAGCTCTACGGCGTTCGCGCGTCCATGCTCTTCAAGCCGACGGACCGGCTCAGCATAACCCCGTCCGCCTTCTGGCAGAAGATGAATCAGGGCGGCCCCAGCACATTCGACAGCGACCCCGGCACACCTGCGCACTATGAGGCGTTCAATATTCCGGAGCCATTCTCGGATAAATTCCTCAGCTTTGAAGTTCCAATCACCTACCGTTTCAACGGTTTTGACGTCACGTCAGTGACGGCGAACTGGAACCGGACACAAAATGCGGTTCAGGACTCCAGCGAAAACGTTCAACTTGGTTTTGGCCTTCCCAGCGTCTACTCCTCCGACGGTGGCCTGGGCCCGAGCAGCTTTCAGGAAATAGATAAAACTAGGCAATTTTCGGAAGAGCTTCGCCTGACATCTCAGGGATCTGGAAAATTCCAGTGGCTCCTCGGAGCATTTTATAGCAAGTATCGATTCACGACGATCATGAGCGACGTTACCCCGGAGACCGTACCGATATTCGGGACCAAGAACAATTTTTCATTCCATCAGAATATCGATATAAGGCAAATTGCTGGTTTCGGCGAAATATCGTATAATTTCACAGACAAGCTGAAGTTTACAACCGGTCTCAGATATTATTCCTACGATACGTCGGTCCATACATCAACATCTGGCTATGGGTCGCAGACCGGCTCGGATGCATCGGCGTCCGACACTGGCGCGGCGAGCAATTCAGGGTTCAATCCCAAATTCAATCTGTCTTACCAGGCGCGAAGCGACCTGATGGTTTACGCCAACGTCGCAAAAGGCTTTCGACCCGGCTCGGCCAACGAACCGGTGCCGAGCAATCCGGAGACAATTCAGGGAGCCAATTGCCTGAATTCCCTTCATGCGCTCGGCAGAACGGCAGCTCCCACTGAATACGGCCCTGACGAGGTGTGGAGCTATGAGCTGGGCGGGAAATTCAATCCATCAAATCGCCTGCTGGTGAACGTGGCTGTCTATCATGAAAACTGGAAGAATATTCAGCAATATATCCCGCTGACATGCGGCTTCCCGTTCACCGACAATGCAGGCACGGCCGCGGTGTGGGGTGCGGAACTCGAAACGCGGCTGGTCCTGACGCCCGGACTGTCGCTTTCGGGGAATATTGCCTACACCGATGCACATCTGACGCAGAATGTAACGGAGGCCGGTCTCCATGCCGGTGATCCGGTACAGAATGTCGCGCGGTGGAGCGGCAGCGCGGCACTCAGCTACGTAAAGGGGATAGCAGGCGGCTGGAGCCTCAATTCAAGAGCTTCATACGATTACGTTGGCAGCCGCATTGATGCGACTTACGGGATCAATCATCTGCCCGCCTACGGCCTGGTGAATCTGAGGATCGGGGTCACCAAGGGGCTCTGGAACTTCTATCTGTTCGACAATAACGCCATGAACAAGAAGGCATGGATCAGCAACAATCCATCGCTCTCGATCAATCTGCCGACATTTAACCGCGTCTCGAGCAATCAGCCGATGACGATCGGCATGGGTATCGAGCGGCAGTTCAACTGA
- a CDS encoding APC family permease produces the protein MDVGRSDVVPAQARAAAPALGDSPADSQHALKRSLSFWDLLVYGLLIITPTGPWSTFGFVFNASHGMVPLVYAVGFVAMSFTALSYATMSAAFPTSGSVYAYVAGGVGETAGFLAGWTLLLDYLLSPTLLFVICAVAVHSVIPAIPKPLLVMLFVVLNTAISLLGIEDTARLGAVLLTVQLILLAVFVILGLIALAHGMNGAHLSWAPLYDPQKVSSRAVLGALSLAVLSFLGFDAISTLAEEAKGGARSVGNATLLSLLLTTVLFMGQTYLASLFVLNREAFAPGAQADTAFYAIAQTVGGMRFRFVVSILGVFLTAMPCALNTQIATSRLIYSMARDGKLPRILARVSVTRRVPHYAIILIAVVTLVLGTCLVDHLELLTSMVNFGALTGFLALHLSVITHFTIRRRSRDWPRHLVAPLCGFVIIAYVLINAQTTAKIAGLCWMTVGVAFILTTRIRSAST, from the coding sequence ATGGATGTGGGGAGGTCGGATGTCGTTCCTGCGCAGGCTCGCGCTGCGGCGCCTGCATTGGGAGACAGCCCGGCCGACTCTCAGCACGCCCTAAAGCGTTCCCTCAGTTTCTGGGACCTGCTTGTCTACGGCCTGCTCATCATCACGCCGACCGGGCCATGGAGCACCTTCGGCTTTGTTTTCAACGCCAGCCACGGAATGGTTCCGCTGGTTTATGCGGTCGGCTTTGTCGCCATGTCGTTCACCGCGCTCAGCTATGCAACGATGTCGGCAGCCTTTCCAACCTCCGGCTCGGTCTACGCCTATGTTGCCGGCGGCGTCGGAGAGACTGCCGGCTTCCTTGCCGGCTGGACCTTGTTGCTCGATTACCTGCTCTCTCCGACATTGCTCTTCGTGATCTGTGCGGTCGCTGTACATTCCGTCATCCCCGCGATTCCAAAGCCGCTGCTGGTCATGCTCTTTGTCGTGCTCAATACGGCAATAAGCCTGCTTGGCATCGAAGACACCGCGCGGCTGGGCGCGGTATTGCTGACCGTACAACTGATTCTACTGGCGGTGTTCGTCATCCTGGGCCTGATAGCGCTCGCTCACGGCATGAACGGCGCTCACCTTAGCTGGGCCCCTCTCTACGACCCGCAAAAGGTTTCTTCCCGAGCGGTTCTCGGCGCCTTGTCTCTGGCAGTCCTCAGCTTTCTCGGCTTCGACGCCATTTCCACACTGGCCGAGGAGGCCAAGGGCGGCGCCCGGTCTGTCGGCAACGCGACGCTGCTGTCGCTACTTCTCACTACGGTCCTGTTCATGGGGCAGACCTATCTTGCGTCGCTCTTCGTCCTGAATCGCGAAGCCTTCGCGCCCGGCGCGCAAGCTGACACGGCATTCTATGCGATTGCGCAGACGGTTGGCGGGATGCGATTCCGGTTTGTCGTATCGATTCTCGGCGTGTTTCTGACCGCCATGCCATGCGCCTTGAATACTCAAATCGCCACGTCGCGGCTCATCTACAGCATGGCACGTGACGGCAAATTGCCGCGAATCCTGGCTCGCGTGAGCGTCACGCGGCGTGTTCCCCACTACGCAATTATACTGATCGCGGTGGTCACGCTTGTCCTCGGGACATGCCTGGTTGATCACCTCGAACTGCTGACTTCGATGGTTAACTTCGGCGCCTTGACCGGCTTCCTGGCCTTACACCTATCGGTCATCACCCACTTCACGATCCGCCGTCGCAGCAGAGACTGGCCGCGCCATCTTGTCGCGCCGCTCTGCGGCTTCGTCATCATCGCTTATGTGCTGATCAATGCCCAGACGACCGCCAAGATTGCAGGCCTTTGCTGGATGACGGTGGGCGTCGCCTTTATTCTGACGACACGAATCAGGAGCGCCTCAACCTAA
- a CDS encoding helix-turn-helix domain-containing protein: MRSCDDAGEVTVEGDCFSPLRFDSADLPVADQYRTFASAMVNFDMARDSTGPFAARALIWRIGALVVTQVTAGPVQYDRPLSRVRGDKVDHIYLNYHFRGAVQVDCGRGAARAGPGSLLVIDMRQPCRMDVGSIEEISVAVPRHLIMPRLESFDPHGLIATGGMTELLGATLRTICTSLPKVEPVHASTLERAIMDLAADAVLEALSKAEATTKRQEALASRVRSYIDAHLAEPLDVAAICAGVGVSRSSLYRAFGGSGGVLRQLQSRRLRKMHQLLDDPAETRSIAALAQVTGFADKSHFARLFKRAYGTTPGQFRAMPGARDRKVRDHHVAQVFGDWVSELG, from the coding sequence ATGAGAAGCTGCGACGATGCTGGGGAAGTTACGGTGGAAGGGGACTGTTTTTCGCCGCTTCGGTTTGACAGCGCCGATCTGCCCGTCGCGGACCAATATCGAACCTTCGCGTCCGCCATGGTCAATTTCGACATGGCGCGGGATTCAACGGGTCCCTTCGCGGCGCGCGCGCTGATCTGGCGTATCGGCGCTCTGGTCGTCACCCAGGTAACGGCCGGACCGGTCCAGTACGACCGGCCACTGTCGCGGGTCCGCGGGGACAAGGTCGACCACATCTATCTCAACTATCACTTCCGAGGCGCGGTGCAGGTCGATTGCGGACGCGGGGCGGCGCGCGCCGGCCCCGGCTCGCTGCTCGTCATCGACATGCGCCAGCCTTGTCGGATGGATGTCGGCAGCATCGAGGAAATTTCGGTCGCGGTGCCGAGGCACCTGATCATGCCGCGCCTGGAGTCGTTCGATCCGCATGGCCTGATCGCGACCGGCGGAATGACCGAATTGCTGGGCGCCACGCTGCGGACGATCTGCACCAGCCTTCCGAAAGTGGAGCCTGTCCACGCCTCCACGCTCGAAAGAGCGATCATGGACCTTGCCGCGGATGCAGTGCTTGAGGCCCTCAGCAAAGCGGAAGCGACGACGAAGCGGCAGGAAGCGCTCGCGAGCCGCGTGCGATCATATATCGATGCGCATCTCGCCGAGCCACTTGACGTCGCCGCGATCTGCGCTGGTGTGGGCGTTTCCCGCTCCTCCCTGTACCGCGCATTCGGCGGAAGTGGGGGCGTGCTGCGCCAGCTTCAAAGCCGGCGGCTCCGGAAAATGCACCAGCTGCTGGATGACCCGGCCGAAACCCGCTCGATCGCAGCGCTGGCCCAAGTCACGGGCTTTGCCGACAAGTCCCATTTCGCGCGTCTGTTCAAACGCGCTTACGGGACGACGCCCGGCCAGTTCCGTGCCATGCCCGGCGCGCGCGACCGGAAGGTGCGCGACCACCATGTCGCACAAGTCTTCGGCGATTGGGTCAGCGAGCTCGGCTGA
- a CDS encoding PEPxxWA-CTERM sorting domain-containing protein, which produces MAPVLLTGMPASAAVVMRDYQTAGDQNLAYDSDLGLEFLKLPLTYQVGQADLSARFPGFRIARQSEIENFFGDLGLTGFRSGGFFPVAQGQAVMDAIGALVYRDFGRGSTMQASYAYFLTASGNYASFNINFNTGFVQPTGMSIIFQDWSLSNNPYMAQRATYLVREAAAVTGVPEPSTWAMLIAGFGLIGAAMRFGRFGNLVSRRPIEG; this is translated from the coding sequence TTGGCTCCGGTCCTTCTGACCGGGATGCCGGCCAGTGCCGCGGTCGTCATGCGGGATTATCAGACCGCGGGCGACCAGAACCTCGCCTATGACAGCGACCTCGGGCTGGAATTCCTGAAGCTGCCTTTGACCTATCAGGTCGGGCAGGCCGATCTTTCGGCCCGTTTTCCGGGCTTCAGGATCGCCAGACAAAGCGAGATCGAGAATTTCTTCGGCGATCTGGGGCTGACCGGATTTCGGTCGGGTGGCTTCTTCCCGGTCGCGCAGGGCCAGGCAGTGATGGACGCCATCGGGGCGCTGGTCTATCGGGATTTCGGGCGCGGATCGACCATGCAGGCTTCCTACGCCTATTTCCTGACCGCGAGCGGGAATTATGCGTCCTTCAATATCAACTTCAACACGGGTTTCGTGCAGCCGACCGGAATGAGTATCATCTTCCAGGACTGGAGCTTGAGCAACAATCCGTACATGGCACAGCGCGCGACCTATCTCGTCCGCGAGGCCGCAGCGGTGACGGGAGTGCCGGAGCCGTCGACTTGGGCAATGCTGATCGCGGGCTTTGGCCTGATCGGCGCGGCGATGCGCTTCGGTCGCTTTGGCAATCTTGTCTCTCGCCGTCCGATAGAGGGCTAA